The following are from one region of the Coffea eugenioides isolate CCC68of chromosome 2, Ceug_1.0, whole genome shotgun sequence genome:
- the LOC113763754 gene encoding probable L-cysteine desulfhydrase, chloroplastic: MASDDHHIPNGSTTTPPDIQFEFAHHDPAIARINNGSFGSCPSSVISAQQDWQLKWLQQPDDFYFNTLKPSILKARLIIRDLINADHVEEISIVDNATTAAAIVLQHVTWSFLSSQFQPGDAAIILHYAYGAVKKSLQAYVARAGGQIIEVKLPFPVNSDEEIIQEFRKALELGRMNGRKIRLALIDHITSMPSVVIPVKELVKMCREEDVDQIFVDGAHSIGCVDIDVKDIGADYYTSNLHKWFFCPPAVAFLYCKKSDILNQLHHPVVSHEYGNGLAIESSWIGTRDYSAQLVVPEVMDFVNRFDGGIDGIKKRNHEKVVEMAIMLAKAWGTHLGVPPHMCSSMAMVGLPACLGIFSHSDGLKLRAYLRDCFKVEVPIYHREPEKGEDSPITGYARISHQVYNTVEDYYKFRDAVNKLVNDGVTCAFLSD; this comes from the coding sequence ATGGCCTCCGACGACCACCACATTCCCAACGGCTCCACCACCACCCCACCTGACATTCAATTCGAATTCGCCCACCACGACCCCGCAATAGCCCGCATCAACAACGGCAGCTTCGGTTCCTGCCCATCCTCCGTAATCTCCGCCCAGCAAGATTGGCAGCTCAAATGGCTTCAACAACCCGATGATTTCTACTTCAACACCCTCAAGCCCTCCATCTTAAAAGCCCGTTTAATCATCCGGGACCTCATCAACGCCGACCACGTGGAGGAAATCTCCATCGTCGATAACGCCACCACGGCCGCAGCCATTGTCCTGCAGCATGTTACCTGGTCCTTTTTGTCCTCCCAGTTTCAGCCCGGCGACGCGGCAATCATTCTCCACTATGCTTATGGGGCCGTCAAGAAATCCCTCCAGGCCTATGTTGCCCGCGCCGGCGGCCAAATTATTGAGGTGAAGCTTCCGTTCCCCGTGAATTCGGATGAAGAAATTATTCAAGAATTCAGAAAGGCCCTTGAATTGGGGAGGATGAATGGTAGGAAAATCAGGCTAGCTTTGATTGATCATATTACTTCAATGCCTAGCGTTGTTATTCCTGTCAAAGAATTGGTTAAGATGTGTAGAGAGGAAGATGTGGATCAGATATTTGTTGATGGGGCACACTCCATTGGGTGTGTGGATATTGATGTGAAAGATATTGGGGCTGATTACTACACTAGTAATCTGCATAAGTGGTTTTTTTGCCCGCCAGCTGTGGCGTTTTTGTACTGTAAAAAATCGGATATTTTGAATCAATTGCATCATCCTGTTGTTTCACATGAATACGGGAATGGATTGGCGATCGAGAGTTCTTGGATCGGTACCAGGGACTATAGTGCTCAGTTGGTAGTTCCAGAGGTGATGGACTTTGTGAATAGGTTTGATGGTGGGATTGATGGAATTAAGAAGAGGAATCACGAGAAGGTTGTGGAAATGGCAATTATGTTGGCTAAGGCGTGGGGGACGCATCTAGGTGTGCCTCCACATATGTGTTCCAGCATGGCTATGGTGGGATTGCCTGCTTGTTTGGGGATTTTTAGTCACTCTGATGGCTTGAAGTTGAGGGCTTATTTAAGGGATTGTTTTAAAGTTGAAGTGCCAATATACCATAGAGAACCAGAAAAAGGGGAGGATAGTCCTATAACAGGGTATGCAAGGATTTCCCATCAAGTGTATAACACAGTTGAGGATTATTATAAGTTCAGGGATGCTGTTAACAAGCTCGTTAACGATGGTGTTACTTGTGCTTTTCTCTCAGATTGA
- the LOC113763063 gene encoding aspartic proteinase oryzasin-1-like: MERRYLWAAFVLGAIVCSLFPLPSEGLKRISLKKKPLDLQSIRAAKLAHLESTHGTGRKEMDNNLGSSNEDILPLKNYLDAQYYGEIGIGTPPQKFTVIFDTGSSNLWVPSSKCYFSIACWLHSKYKAKKSSTYTAIGKSCSIRYGSGSISGFSSQDNVEVGDLVVKDQVFIEASREGSLTFVIAKFDGILGLGFQEIAVDNMVPVWYNMVDQGLVDEPVFSFWLNRDPNAEDGGELVFGGVDTNHFKGKHTYVPVTQKGYWQFKMGDFLIGNVSTGFCEGGCAAIVDSGTSLLAGPTTVVTQINHAIGAEGVVSTECKEIVSQYGELIWDLLVSGVLPDRVCQQAGLCPLRGAQRENAYIKSVVDEENKEEASVGESPMCTACEMAVVWMQNQLKQQGTKEKVLAYVNQLCESIPSPMGESIIDCNSLSTLPNVSFTIGGKSFELTPKQYVLQTGEGFAEVCISGFMAMDVPPPRGPIWVLGDVFMGVYHTVFDYGNLRMGFAKAA; this comes from the exons ATGGAGAGAAGGTACCTTTGGGCAGCATTTGTATTAGGGGCAATTGTGTGTTCTCTATTTCCTCTTCCTTCTGAAGGATTAAAGCGAATTAGcctgaaaaaaaaacccttAGATCTTCAAAGCATAAGAGCTGCCAAATTAGCTCATCTGGAGAGCACACATGGCACTGGTAGGAAAGAGATGGACAACAATTTAGGCAGTTCCAATGAGGACATATTGCCTTTAAAGAATTACCTGGATGCCCAGTACTATGGAGAGATTGGAATTGGCACTCCACCTCAGAAGTTCACAGTTATATTTGATACAGGCAGTTCCAACCTCTGGGTTCCCTCGTCAAAATGTTACTTCTCT ATTGCCTGCTGGCTCCACTCCAAGTACAAGGCAAAGAAGTCAAGTACTTATACAGCCATAG GGAAATCTTGTTCAATTCGTTATGGTTCTGGATCAATCTCTGGATTCTCCAGTCAAGATAACGTTGAAGTTGGTGATCTTGTTGTCAAAGATCAA GTTTttattgaagcttcacgagaaGGAAGTCTTACATTTGTAATTGCCAAGTTTGACGGGATACTTGGCCTTGGATTCCAGGAAATCGCTGTTGATAACATGGTGCCAGTCTG GTATAATATGGTGGACCAAGGTCTCGTGGATGAGCCAGTATTCTCTTTCTGGCTTAACCGCGATCCAAATGCTGAAGACGGAGGTGAGCTTGTCTTTGGTGGTGTAGATACAAATCACTTCAAGGGAAAGCATACATATGTTCCTGTAACTCAGAAGGGATACTGGCAA TTTAAAATGGGAGATTTTCTCATTGGGAACGTCTCAACAG GCTTTTGTGAAGGAGGTTGTGCTGCTATTGTGGACTCTGGAACATCGTTGCTCGCTGGTCCAACT ACTGTTGTGACTCAAATTAATCATGCCATTGGAGCTGAAGGAGTAGTTAGCACTGAATGTAAAGAAATTGTTTCACAGTATGGTGAACTGATTTGGGATCTCCTCGTATCAGGG GTACTACCCGACAGAGTTTGTCAACAAGCTGGTTTATGTCCCCTTCGCGGAGCTCAGCGTGAGAA TGCTTATATCAAGTCAGTCGTTGATGAGGAGAACAAGGAGGAAGCTTCTGTTGGTGAATCCCCGATGTGTACTGCTTGTGAAATGGCTGTTGTTTGGATGCAAAACCAGCTGAAACAGCAGGGAACTAAGGAGAAAGTGCTCGCATATGTGAATCAG CTTTGTGAAAGCATACCAAGTCCCATGGGAGAATCCATCATTGACTGCAACAGTTTATCCACCCTGCCAAATGTTTCATTCACCATCGGAGGGAAAAGTTTTGAGCTAACCCCTAAGCAG TATGTTCTTCAAACTGGAGAAGGCTTTGCTGAAGTCTGCATCAGTGGATTCATGGCTATGGATGTGCCGCCGCCTCGTGGTCCCATCTG GGTTCTGGGAGATGTGTTCATGGGAGTGTACCACACCGTGTTTGATTATGGTAATCTCCGGATGGGTTTCGCAAAAGCTGCTTAG
- the LOC113763667 gene encoding uncharacterized protein LOC113763667, which produces MALRRFLGFSDGELMRSDAKPCSRLMRQTAGIFSVGGALGFWVLCRLHYGPRITIPRSLRWAACGAITASSSTALLVRLFSPECEPQNIAAFDKKK; this is translated from the exons ATGGCATTGAGGCGCTTTTTGGGGTTTTCTGATGGGGAGTTAATGAGATCAGATGCTAAACCCTGTTCCCGGTTGATGAGACAAACGGCTGGGATTTTCTCTGTTGGTGGAGCATTAGGATTTTGGGTTCTCTGTCGCCTGCATTATG GTCCCAGAATTACAATTCCTCGAAGTCTTAGGTGGGCTGCCTGTGGAGCAATCACTGCAAGCTCATCTACAGCTTTGCTTGTCCGGCTGTTTAGTCCTGAATGTGAGCCACAAAATATAGCTGCTTTTGACAAGAAAAAGTAG